A section of the Elusimicrobiota bacterium genome encodes:
- a CDS encoding HAD-IA family hydrolase, with protein MGWRRQMLFGLLWALALPSSAGVQSKVVVEPVGELRLGNVSGMQTPGVGQGITSSLVLNTTLSGNLGLVPAVHPDLKPVVAINAPAALPTPLVPISGAPAPAAVIPQSPAMPFPTARGPPQSQAELPSEVSAFLASAKSAPDSEETRGFLASLPARFDGMSHDERGAVLAGLEDAAKSAPKALHLRKALQALIVRDEVELVEPRLRNQAISAARKEDVASKTAYQDVRWYHHFLPGIVHPEADGVAQREDLSINLHVKKGWEKMPSFTAFYRALFAHEYTHRLQFEGHVTEKLGMEIPPVGTEILRGIELVGLEGLRQGLIGFITESVLSGFDQGQKWMRSEQRAEGHGLYWKGFLAGAAYELAFQTGRWADAWAFHRQVSAGKSLQEAEKAVRASDPISKLTSRRPDAVLFDWDNTMVDERGVVDAIRMRLFSELGVPTPTLEEANRMWRTDRDAFYDGYFPGISRDKVNSTYYAIMERVRREKERSGEPLNPLLPGVKETLAALKRQGVPLAVVSNKPHEQLVRELKTLGLEDAFSYVQGHTEARELKPSPQPIVEAMKAMGVAGGNVWYVGDELGDLAAAHGAGAQGIFFGTRDADVVRQGAAGEVVQVDDHRQFLDAVVKKLPH; from the coding sequence ATGGGCTGGCGCAGACAGATGCTCTTCGGCCTGCTGTGGGCCTTGGCCTTGCCGAGCTCGGCCGGGGTCCAGAGCAAGGTCGTTGTGGAGCCCGTAGGCGAGTTGCGCCTCGGGAATGTCAGCGGCATGCAGACCCCGGGAGTGGGCCAGGGGATCACCTCTTCCCTCGTCCTGAACACGACTCTCTCCGGCAACTTGGGATTGGTCCCGGCGGTTCATCCGGACCTCAAGCCGGTGGTGGCCATCAACGCGCCGGCGGCTTTGCCTACGCCTCTGGTCCCGATCTCGGGCGCGCCGGCCCCGGCAGCAGTGATCCCGCAGTCTCCGGCCATGCCTTTCCCGACCGCCCGGGGTCCTCCGCAATCCCAGGCTGAGCTCCCTTCGGAAGTCTCGGCTTTCCTGGCGAGCGCCAAGTCCGCTCCGGACTCCGAGGAGACTCGCGGCTTCCTGGCTTCGCTGCCGGCCCGCTTCGATGGGATGTCCCATGACGAGAGGGGGGCGGTGCTGGCCGGGCTGGAGGACGCCGCGAAATCGGCTCCGAAGGCCCTGCATCTGCGCAAGGCTCTGCAGGCTTTGATCGTGCGCGATGAGGTCGAGCTGGTCGAGCCGCGCTTGCGGAATCAAGCGATTTCAGCGGCCCGAAAAGAGGATGTGGCCTCCAAGACGGCGTATCAGGATGTGCGCTGGTACCATCACTTCCTGCCGGGGATCGTGCATCCTGAGGCGGATGGCGTGGCCCAACGCGAGGATCTGTCCATCAATCTGCACGTGAAGAAGGGCTGGGAGAAGATGCCTTCCTTCACGGCCTTTTACCGCGCGCTCTTCGCGCATGAGTACACGCACCGGCTGCAGTTCGAGGGTCACGTGACCGAGAAGTTGGGCATGGAGATCCCGCCTGTGGGCACGGAGATCCTGCGGGGCATCGAGTTGGTGGGGCTGGAGGGTCTGCGGCAGGGGTTGATCGGCTTCATCACGGAGAGCGTCCTCTCTGGTTTCGATCAGGGGCAGAAGTGGATGCGGTCCGAGCAGCGGGCCGAGGGGCATGGGCTTTACTGGAAGGGCTTCTTGGCTGGTGCGGCTTACGAGCTGGCGTTTCAGACCGGGCGCTGGGCGGACGCCTGGGCCTTCCACCGACAGGTCTCCGCCGGGAAGTCATTGCAGGAGGCCGAGAAGGCTGTCCGGGCTTCGGACCCTATCTCCAAGCTGACCAGCCGCAGGCCTGATGCGGTCCTCTTTGACTGGGACAATACTATGGTCGACGAGCGGGGCGTTGTGGATGCCATCCGCATGCGGCTGTTCAGCGAGCTGGGCGTGCCGACGCCTACCCTTGAAGAGGCGAACCGGATGTGGCGCACGGACCGGGACGCCTTTTATGACGGATACTTCCCTGGGATCTCAAGGGACAAGGTGAACTCGACTTACTATGCGATCATGGAACGGGTGCGCCGGGAGAAGGAGCGCAGCGGCGAGCCGCTCAATCCGCTTCTGCCGGGCGTGAAGGAGACTTTAGCGGCGCTCAAACGGCAAGGGGTGCCGCTGGCGGTGGTGAGCAATAAGCCGCATGAGCAGCTGGTGCGGGAGCTTAAGACTTTGGGCCTCGAGGATGCTTTTTCCTATGTCCAAGGCCATACGGAAGCGCGCGAGCTCAAGCCCTCGCCGCAGCCGATCGTGGAGGCGATGAAGGCGATGGGCGTGGCGGGCGGCAATGTGTGGTACGTGGGAGACGAGCTGGGCGACCTGGCCGCGGCGCATGGCGCGGGGGCGCAGGGGATCTTCTTTGGGACGCGGGATGCCGATGTGGTGAGGCAGGGCGCGGCGGGGGAAGTGGTGCAGGTGGATGACCATCGCCAGTTCCTGGATGCCGTCGTCAAGAAGCTGCCGCATTAA
- a CDS encoding cyclic 2,3-diphosphoglycerate synthase codes for MPAKSHKKNIIIMGAAGRDFHDFNVYWKHQSDYRVVAFTAAQIPDIAGRVYPKELTGPDYPKGIPIENESDIIELIKKHKVDEVTLAYSDLNHLDVMHKVSIVNAAGADFRLMGWKQTMIKSRKPVIAVCAVRTGCGKSQTTRKVCEYLKALGKKVAVIRHPMPYGDLTKQICQRFEKLSDMDLHKCTIEEREEYEPHIAAGNILYAGVDYGEILRHAEAEADVILWDGGNNDLPFYKPDLHIVVTDPHRPGHELAYYPGETNLRMADVVIINKVDTAEAAKVELVEKNIRAANPQAKIIRADSPVTVTDPALVKGKRVLVVEDGPTLTHGEMRYGAGHVAARAAGAKEIVDARPYAVGSIKTTFEKYTHLTDILPAMGYGDRQMDELRQTIDATPCDLVIIGTPIDLTKLLKINKPSVRVTYDLKETGAGLRDSVAKAVRASVAKAMAA; via the coding sequence ATGCCTGCCAAGAGCCACAAAAAGAACATCATCATCATGGGCGCCGCCGGGCGCGACTTCCACGACTTCAACGTGTACTGGAAGCACCAATCGGATTATCGGGTCGTCGCCTTCACCGCGGCCCAGATCCCGGACATCGCCGGCCGGGTCTATCCTAAGGAGCTCACCGGCCCCGACTACCCCAAGGGCATCCCGATCGAGAACGAGAGCGACATCATCGAGCTCATCAAGAAGCACAAGGTCGACGAGGTGACCTTGGCCTACTCCGACCTCAACCACCTCGACGTCATGCACAAGGTCTCCATCGTGAACGCCGCGGGCGCGGACTTCCGCCTCATGGGCTGGAAGCAGACCATGATCAAGAGCCGGAAGCCCGTCATCGCGGTCTGCGCCGTGCGCACCGGCTGCGGCAAGAGCCAGACCACCCGCAAGGTCTGCGAGTACCTCAAGGCCCTGGGCAAGAAGGTCGCGGTCATCCGCCACCCCATGCCCTACGGCGACCTCACCAAGCAGATCTGCCAGCGCTTCGAGAAGCTTTCCGACATGGACCTGCACAAGTGCACCATCGAGGAGCGCGAGGAGTACGAACCGCACATCGCCGCGGGCAACATCCTCTACGCGGGCGTGGACTACGGCGAGATCCTGCGCCACGCCGAGGCCGAGGCGGACGTCATCCTCTGGGACGGCGGCAACAACGACCTGCCCTTCTATAAGCCCGACCTGCACATCGTGGTCACGGACCCGCACCGGCCCGGACACGAGCTGGCCTACTACCCCGGCGAGACCAACCTGCGCATGGCCGACGTGGTCATCATCAACAAGGTCGACACCGCAGAGGCCGCCAAGGTGGAGCTCGTGGAGAAGAACATCCGCGCCGCCAACCCCCAAGCCAAGATCATCCGCGCCGACTCCCCGGTCACCGTGACCGACCCCGCCTTAGTCAAGGGCAAGCGCGTGCTCGTCGTCGAGGACGGCCCGACGCTCACCCACGGCGAGATGCGCTACGGCGCCGGACATGTGGCCGCGCGCGCCGCGGGCGCCAAGGAGATCGTGGACGCCCGGCCCTACGCCGTGGGCTCGATCAAGACCACGTTCGAGAAGTACACCCACCTCACGGACATCCTGCCGGCCATGGGCTATGGGGACAGACAGATGGATGAGCTGCGCCAGACCATCGACGCCACCCCCTGCGACCTGGTCATCATCGGCACGCCCATCGACCTGACCAAGCTGCTGAAGATCAACAAGCCCTCGGTCCGGGTCACCTACGACCTCAAGGAGACCGGCGCGGGGCTGCGCGACAGCGTCGCCAAAGCCGTGCGCGCCAGCGTGGCCAAGGCCATGGCCGCCTGA
- the rocD gene encoding ornithine--oxo-acid transaminase, with protein sequence MEPTTITTATPDSKTPTQEFIEFSENYGTPNYKPLPVVISEAKGVWVKDPEGCKYLDMLSSYSALNHGHRHPEIIKALIDQAKKVTLVSRAFHNDQLGLFLKELSELTGFPRALPMNSGAEAVETAIKTARKWGCLKKGLPQDKAEIIVAANNFHGRTVTIVSFSTDEQYRKDFGPLTPGFKVVPFGDAEALRAAITPNTVAFLVEPIQAEAGILIPPAGYLQKAREICTQNNVLLMLDEIQTGMGRTGKTFAFEHEGIRPDVLILGKALGGGAMPVSAVCASNEILGVYQPGDHGSTFGGNPLACAVARAAIRVLKSENLVERSAQRGEYLMGKLRTLKSGYIKEVRGRGLLVGIELHAAAGGARRFCEDLMRRGMLCKETHEHVIRLAPPLIITEKEIDWAFSRLKKVLGT encoded by the coding sequence ATGGAACCGACCACGATCACGACCGCGACGCCGGACAGCAAGACCCCCACCCAGGAGTTCATCGAGTTCTCGGAGAACTACGGCACTCCCAACTACAAGCCCCTGCCCGTGGTCATCTCCGAAGCCAAGGGCGTCTGGGTGAAGGACCCGGAGGGCTGCAAGTACCTGGACATGCTCAGCTCCTACTCGGCCCTCAACCACGGCCACCGCCACCCGGAGATCATCAAGGCCTTGATAGACCAGGCCAAGAAGGTCACGCTGGTCTCGCGCGCCTTCCACAACGACCAGCTCGGGCTCTTCCTAAAGGAACTCTCCGAGCTGACCGGCTTTCCGCGCGCCCTGCCCATGAACTCGGGCGCCGAGGCCGTGGAGACCGCCATCAAGACCGCGCGCAAGTGGGGCTGTCTCAAGAAGGGACTGCCCCAGGACAAGGCCGAGATCATCGTGGCGGCCAACAACTTCCACGGCCGCACCGTGACCATCGTGAGCTTCTCCACCGACGAGCAGTACCGCAAGGACTTCGGGCCGCTGACCCCCGGCTTCAAGGTGGTGCCCTTCGGCGATGCCGAGGCCCTGCGGGCCGCGATCACGCCCAACACCGTGGCGTTCTTGGTCGAGCCCATCCAGGCTGAGGCCGGCATACTCATCCCGCCCGCGGGCTACCTGCAGAAGGCGCGCGAGATCTGCACGCAGAACAACGTCCTGCTCATGCTCGACGAGATCCAGACCGGCATGGGCCGCACCGGCAAGACGTTCGCCTTCGAGCACGAGGGCATCCGCCCCGACGTGCTCATCCTGGGAAAGGCCCTGGGCGGGGGCGCCATGCCCGTCTCCGCGGTCTGCGCCTCCAACGAGATCCTGGGCGTGTACCAGCCCGGCGACCACGGCTCCACCTTCGGCGGCAACCCGCTGGCCTGCGCCGTGGCCCGCGCCGCCATCCGGGTCCTCAAGTCCGAGAACCTGGTCGAGCGCTCGGCCCAGAGGGGAGAGTACCTCATGGGCAAGCTGCGCACCCTCAAGAGCGGCTACATCAAGGAGGTCCGCGGCCGCGGCCTGCTGGTGGGCATCGAGCTGCACGCCGCCGCGGGCGGGGCGCGCCGTTTCTGCGAGGACCTCATGCGCCGGGGCATGCTCTGCAAGGAGACCCACGAGCACGTCATCCGCTTGGCGCCGCCGCTGATCATCACGGAGAAGGAGATCGACTGGGCCTTCTCGCGCCTCAAGAAGGTCCTGGGGACCTGA
- the argF gene encoding ornithine carbamoyltransferase, whose translation MTKSKHMTKTRKDLASLSDVTKAELEAWFDLALKLKAEQKSGKAHHILAGKNLAMIFQKSSTRTRVSFEIAMRQLGGGGLYLSGNDMQLGRGETIADTAQVLSRYCDGIMARVFAHSDITTLAKYASVPVINGLSDYSHPCQAVADYLTVLEHKGRLRGLTLAYVGDGNNVAHSLLFGGAKLGVNVTIVCPKGYEPQKSVVDQCIVDGRESGARILVTDDTAAVKGADVVYTDVWASMGQEKEHADRVRLFKDYQINAGLMAKTGKKDTLFMHCLPAHRGEEVTDEVVDSPNSVVFDEAENRLHAQKAILVSLMAR comes from the coding sequence ATGACCAAGAGCAAGCATATGACCAAGACCCGCAAGGACCTCGCCAGCCTCTCCGACGTGACCAAGGCCGAGCTGGAAGCCTGGTTCGACCTGGCGCTCAAGCTCAAGGCGGAGCAGAAGTCGGGCAAGGCCCACCACATCCTCGCCGGCAAGAACCTGGCCATGATCTTCCAGAAGTCCTCCACCCGCACGCGGGTCTCCTTCGAGATCGCCATGCGCCAGCTGGGCGGCGGCGGGCTCTACCTTTCCGGCAACGACATGCAGTTGGGCCGCGGTGAGACCATCGCGGACACCGCCCAGGTGCTCTCGCGCTACTGCGACGGGATCATGGCCCGCGTCTTCGCCCACTCCGACATCACCACGCTCGCCAAGTACGCCAGCGTCCCGGTCATCAACGGGCTCTCCGACTACTCGCACCCCTGCCAAGCCGTGGCCGACTACCTGACCGTCCTGGAGCACAAAGGACGGCTCAGGGGCCTGACCTTAGCCTACGTGGGCGACGGCAACAACGTGGCGCACAGCCTGCTCTTCGGCGGCGCCAAGCTGGGCGTCAACGTGACCATCGTCTGCCCCAAAGGCTACGAGCCGCAGAAGTCCGTGGTGGACCAGTGCATCGTGGACGGGAGAGAGTCGGGCGCGCGCATCCTGGTCACAGATGACACCGCCGCGGTGAAGGGCGCCGACGTCGTCTACACGGACGTCTGGGCCAGCATGGGCCAGGAGAAGGAGCACGCGGACCGCGTGCGCCTGTTCAAGGATTATCAGATCAACGCCGGGCTCATGGCCAAGACCGGCAAGAAGGACACCTTGTTCATGCACTGCCTGCCCGCGCACCGCGGCGAGGAGGTGACCGACGAGGTGGTGGACAGCCCGAACTCCGTGGTCTTCGACGAGGCGGAGAACCGGCTGCACGCGCAGAAGGCCATCCTGGTCAGCCTGATGGCGAGATAG
- a CDS encoding cation diffusion facilitator family transporter, which translates to MRSEAEREKRAVAFLSVSAAILLTATKLAVGLWTNSLGILSEAAHSGLDLLAAGMTFWAVSVSGRPADEDHAYGHGKVENLSALFETLLLLLTTVWIVWEALERLFFLDARVEVNVWSFLVIGLSLVVNTVSSRALKRAAVKHSSQALEADALHFSTDVWSSWVVIVGLAGVLAAQRLGLPVLAKADAVAAMGVALIVLWVCWQLGKKSVDDLLDATPKELHDKVSAAARVEGVSQVRQVRVRRSGPAVFADVIITVSHDTPLERAHETADRSEAAVRAALPGADVLVHVEPSADDDGPLTMARVLAARHGLGAHGIRVIEEDGQLGMELHLEVRDDLSLDQAHALASRFEADLRGRVPRLSSVVTHIEPAGECRLSQPDPEGEKRVVASLERFAASEKSPFIPHELKVSVSGEELSLSLHCIMAPQTAIKEAHDFTVRLEKHLRAAVPELGRVVIHAEPPEAP; encoded by the coding sequence ATGAGATCCGAAGCCGAGCGCGAGAAGCGCGCCGTAGCCTTCCTCTCGGTGAGCGCCGCCATCCTGCTCACCGCGACCAAGCTCGCGGTCGGGCTCTGGACCAACAGCCTGGGCATACTCTCCGAAGCCGCCCATTCCGGCCTCGACCTCCTGGCCGCGGGCATGACCTTCTGGGCCGTCTCGGTCTCGGGCCGGCCCGCGGACGAGGACCATGCCTACGGACACGGCAAGGTCGAGAACCTCTCCGCGCTCTTCGAGACGCTGCTGCTGCTGCTCACCACCGTCTGGATCGTCTGGGAGGCCCTGGAGCGACTCTTCTTCCTGGACGCGCGCGTGGAGGTCAACGTCTGGTCGTTTTTGGTCATCGGACTCTCCCTCGTGGTCAACACCGTGAGCTCCCGGGCCCTCAAGCGCGCCGCGGTCAAGCACTCCAGCCAGGCCCTGGAAGCCGACGCCCTGCATTTCTCCACGGACGTCTGGTCTTCCTGGGTGGTCATCGTGGGCCTGGCCGGCGTGCTCGCGGCCCAGCGCCTCGGCCTGCCCGTCCTGGCCAAGGCGGACGCGGTGGCGGCTATGGGGGTGGCCCTCATCGTCCTGTGGGTCTGCTGGCAGTTGGGCAAGAAGTCCGTCGACGACCTGCTCGACGCCACCCCCAAGGAGCTGCATGACAAGGTGTCGGCCGCGGCCCGGGTGGAGGGCGTCTCCCAGGTCCGCCAGGTGCGCGTGCGCCGCAGCGGCCCCGCGGTCTTCGCGGACGTCATCATCACCGTGAGCCACGACACGCCCCTGGAGCGCGCCCACGAGACCGCGGACCGCTCCGAGGCGGCGGTGCGCGCCGCCCTGCCCGGCGCGGACGTGCTGGTGCACGTGGAGCCCAGCGCCGATGACGACGGTCCCCTCACCATGGCCCGGGTCCTGGCCGCGCGCCACGGCCTGGGAGCCCACGGCATCCGCGTCATCGAAGAGGACGGCCAGCTCGGCATGGAGCTCCACCTCGAGGTCCGCGACGACCTTTCCCTCGACCAGGCCCACGCGCTGGCCAGCCGCTTCGAAGCCGACCTGCGCGGCCGCGTGCCGCGGCTCTCATCCGTGGTCACCCACATCGAGCCGGCCGGCGAGTGCCGTCTCAGCCAGCCCGACCCGGAAGGGGAGAAGCGAGTGGTCGCCAGCCTGGAGCGCTTCGCGGCATCCGAAAAGTCCCCCTTCATCCCCCACGAGCTCAAGGTGAGCGTCTCGGGCGAGGAGCTCTCCCTCTCCCTGCACTGCATCATGGCCCCGCAGACCGCGATCAAGGAAGCCCACGACTTCACCGTGCGCCTGGAGAAGCACCTGCGCGCCGCGGTCCCGGAGCTGGGCCGCGTGGTCATCCACGCCGAGCCGCCCGAGGCGCCCTAG
- a CDS encoding HAMP domain-containing sensor histidine kinase — MSTSFFCIIPIGLVVWRVGGRWTLGMPVVATIAWYSAEFVEGRVYSHFWIEGFTALTRLAFFLIFAYLLTTLRKNFAIEESSRRQAEEISRLKSSMMGLVSHEYGNMLTHLKLATFLLQQSELAPVPESRADSYEMIERAIEHLRLTTRNFLSLNRLESGQLQLDLRATPMGSVASETLRFMQPLIKAKKLKLEMDFPAAPVSVKADPEALSIIVSNLMTNAIKYTNAGTITVRIARDEGPPPRALFSVQDTGIGISAQDREKVFNGFRTDEGQKVAKGFGLGLRLIKELVERHGSHLEVESESGKGSRFFFYLPLESEP; from the coding sequence ATGAGCACTTCTTTCTTCTGCATCATCCCGATCGGCCTGGTGGTCTGGCGGGTCGGGGGCAGATGGACCCTTGGCATGCCTGTGGTCGCCACCATCGCTTGGTACTCAGCCGAATTCGTCGAGGGGAGGGTCTACTCTCATTTCTGGATCGAAGGCTTCACCGCGCTGACCCGGCTGGCCTTCTTTCTCATATTCGCCTACCTGCTCACCACCCTGCGCAAGAACTTCGCCATAGAGGAATCATCTCGGCGACAGGCAGAGGAGATCTCCCGCCTCAAATCGAGCATGATGGGCCTCGTCAGCCACGAATACGGCAATATGCTGACCCACTTGAAGTTGGCGACGTTCCTGCTTCAGCAATCGGAGCTGGCCCCTGTGCCGGAATCCCGAGCGGACTCTTATGAGATGATCGAGAGAGCCATCGAACATTTGAGACTTACGACCCGGAACTTCCTAAGCCTCAATCGTCTCGAATCCGGGCAGCTCCAGCTTGACCTGCGCGCCACTCCCATGGGCTCCGTGGCTTCCGAGACGCTGAGGTTCATGCAGCCGCTCATCAAAGCCAAGAAGCTGAAACTTGAGATGGACTTCCCTGCGGCCCCGGTTTCCGTAAAAGCCGATCCCGAGGCGCTCTCGATCATCGTGAGCAACCTCATGACCAACGCCATCAAGTACACGAATGCGGGCACCATCACCGTCCGGATCGCTCGGGACGAGGGGCCGCCGCCGCGAGCCTTGTTCTCGGTCCAGGATACGGGCATCGGGATCTCCGCCCAGGATCGGGAGAAGGTATTCAACGGCTTCCGTACGGATGAGGGTCAGAAGGTCGCCAAGGGCTTTGGATTAGGCCTGAGGCTCATCAAGGAGCTCGTCGAACGGCATGGCTCCCATCTGGAGGTCGAGAGCGAATCAGGAAAGGGCTCACGGTTCTTCTTCTACCTCCCCCTCGAGTCGGAGCCATGA
- a CDS encoding AI-2E family transporter: MKTPAPRAVSWLLFAVLALLVVAFRLGPAVVAGFFAYTMLDVVHRRLAARTGPVRSRWLSLLAFLAAAAVMTWLSGRLLRESLTSIPDILDRALPRISELSLRYGIELPFDTTEELHQSAVKSLFENAHALTRGTGLLTKKVFRILMALLIAVFCFMNSEGNGDRESLYDAWGLEFKERIASFVRSFELILKAQVVISAINTCFTAVFLVVLDFPHAAFLVPITFVLGILPIVGNLLSNTIIIGAALAISLRHAALALAFLVLVHKGEYFLNSRIVGSTIQAPMWQTLLGILMGEALLGVPGIILAPAVLHYVRVDMQEIAAGG, from the coding sequence ATGAAGACACCCGCGCCCCGCGCCGTCTCCTGGCTGCTCTTCGCGGTCCTGGCCCTGCTGGTCGTGGCCTTCCGGCTCGGGCCGGCCGTGGTGGCCGGCTTCTTCGCCTACACCATGCTCGACGTCGTCCACCGCCGGTTGGCGGCGCGCACGGGCCCGGTCCGGTCGCGCTGGCTGTCTTTGCTGGCCTTCCTCGCCGCCGCCGCCGTGATGACCTGGCTGTCCGGACGCCTGCTGCGCGAGAGCCTCACCTCCATCCCCGACATCCTGGACCGGGCCCTGCCCCGCATCAGCGAGCTGTCCCTGCGCTACGGCATAGAGCTCCCGTTCGACACCACGGAGGAACTGCACCAGTCGGCGGTCAAGTCCCTCTTCGAGAACGCCCACGCCCTCACCCGCGGCACCGGCTTGCTCACCAAGAAGGTGTTCCGTATCCTCATGGCCCTGCTCATCGCGGTCTTCTGTTTCATGAACTCCGAGGGGAACGGGGACCGGGAGAGCCTCTACGACGCCTGGGGCCTAGAGTTCAAAGAGAGGATCGCGAGTTTCGTGCGGAGCTTCGAGCTCATCCTCAAGGCGCAAGTCGTCATCTCCGCCATCAACACCTGCTTCACGGCCGTCTTCCTCGTCGTCCTGGATTTCCCGCATGCGGCCTTCCTGGTGCCGATCACCTTCGTACTCGGGATATTGCCCATCGTCGGCAACCTCTTGAGCAACACGATCATCATCGGGGCCGCGCTGGCCATTTCTCTGCGCCACGCGGCCCTGGCCCTCGCATTCCTGGTCCTCGTCCACAAAGGGGAATACTTCCTGAACAGCCGGATCGTCGGTTCGACCATCCAGGCCCCCATGTGGCAGACCTTGTTGGGCATCCTCATGGGGGAGGCCCTCCTGGGTGTGCCCGGCATCATCCTGGCCCCGGCAGTCCTGCACTACGTCCGGGTCGACATGCAGGAGATTGCCGCCGGGGGCTGA
- a CDS encoding ATP-binding protein: MKGGAAARYAKFFDLSLDLLCIAGFDGYLKELNPAWEETLGHARQDLLATPYIEYVHPEDREATMAAARKLADGEAALSFKSRWRCRDGSYRWLMWEARSAPGEKLIYAAGRDITEHQRLDDALREALQRNAASLDMEKAARAEAEEANQARDRFLALVSHELRTPLTAVLGWTWLLRSGEMNSGQRDYALKVIARNMESERQIIEELLDISGLMRRKLALKKQIVDLAGAVSDAVAHFLSPAQAKNQRLVCQPAAGLWVEGDPLRLSQVFWNLIANALKFTPAGGKVTVLMRREGERAVVTVEDTGPGICPEFYPHLFDVFRQHEETFTREHRGLGLGLTIVKRLLDLHGGSVTVDPPTPGKGARLTVVLPLAAPPPGARPAAAPARGAETEDEPLQLLKGVSILVVEDDDDTRQMLTAVLTHGGAEARGAASALEGFAAFNQARPDVVISDIAMADEDGYAFIRRIRALRPQEGGLVPAAAVTAYATAEDRARALTAGYQIFLPKPVDPEELFTVVRLLAHAAKARY; the protein is encoded by the coding sequence ATGAAGGGGGGCGCTGCGGCGCGCTACGCGAAGTTCTTCGATTTGTCGCTGGACTTGCTCTGCATCGCGGGGTTCGACGGCTATCTCAAGGAGCTCAACCCGGCCTGGGAGGAGACTTTGGGCCACGCCCGCCAGGATCTCCTGGCGACCCCCTACATAGAGTACGTTCATCCCGAGGACCGGGAAGCCACGATGGCCGCGGCGCGCAAACTGGCGGACGGCGAGGCCGCCCTGTCCTTTAAGAGCCGCTGGCGCTGCCGGGACGGCTCCTACCGGTGGCTCATGTGGGAAGCCCGGTCGGCGCCGGGAGAGAAGCTCATCTACGCCGCGGGCCGGGACATCACCGAGCACCAGCGCCTCGACGACGCCCTGCGCGAGGCCCTCCAGCGCAACGCCGCCAGCCTGGACATGGAGAAGGCCGCGCGGGCCGAAGCCGAGGAGGCCAACCAGGCGCGGGACCGGTTCCTGGCTTTGGTCTCTCACGAGCTGCGCACGCCCCTGACCGCGGTCCTGGGGTGGACTTGGCTGCTGCGCTCCGGGGAGATGAACTCCGGCCAACGCGACTACGCCCTCAAGGTGATCGCGCGCAACATGGAGTCGGAACGGCAGATCATCGAGGAACTCCTCGACATCTCCGGCCTCATGCGCCGCAAGCTGGCCCTCAAGAAGCAGATCGTGGACCTGGCCGGCGCGGTCTCGGACGCGGTGGCCCACTTCCTGTCCCCGGCCCAGGCCAAGAACCAGCGCTTGGTCTGCCAGCCCGCGGCCGGTCTTTGGGTGGAGGGCGACCCGCTGCGGCTGAGCCAGGTCTTCTGGAACCTCATCGCCAACGCGCTCAAGTTCACCCCGGCCGGGGGCAAGGTGACGGTGCTCATGCGCCGGGAAGGCGAGCGCGCCGTGGTGACCGTGGAGGACACGGGCCCGGGCATCTGCCCCGAGTTCTATCCCCATCTTTTCGACGTGTTCCGCCAGCACGAGGAGACCTTCACGCGCGAGCACCGGGGCCTGGGCCTGGGTCTGACCATCGTCAAGCGCCTGCTCGACCTGCACGGCGGCTCCGTCACCGTGGACCCGCCGACGCCCGGGAAGGGAGCGAGGCTGACCGTGGTCCTGCCCCTGGCCGCGCCGCCGCCGGGCGCGCGCCCAGCCGCGGCGCCGGCGCGCGGAGCGGAGACCGAGGATGAGCCGCTGCAGCTTCTCAAGGGGGTGAGCATCCTGGTGGTGGAGGACGACGATGACACGCGCCAGATGCTCACCGCGGTGCTGACGCACGGCGGGGCCGAAGCCCGCGGCGCGGCCTCCGCCTTGGAAGGCTTCGCGGCCTTCAATCAGGCGCGGCCGGACGTGGTCATCTCGGACATCGCCATGGCCGACGAGGACGGCTATGCCTTCATCCGCCGCATCCGGGCCCTGCGGCCCCAGGAGGGGGGGCTGGTCCCGGCCGCGGCCGTGACCGCCTACGCCACGGCGGAGGACCGGGCCCGGGCCCTGACCGCGGGCTACCAGATATTCCTGCCCAAGCCGGTTGACCCGGAGGAGCTCTTCACGGTGGTGCGCCTCCTGGCGCACGCCGCCAAGGCCCGGTACTGA